In Perca fluviatilis chromosome 3, GENO_Pfluv_1.0, whole genome shotgun sequence, the following proteins share a genomic window:
- the styx gene encoding serine/threonine/tyrosine-interacting protein isoform X1, which produces MDEDNKLQFPSLPATKEDLLDWAYPMRRDMQEILPGLFLGPYSAAMKSKLPSLERQGITHVVCVRQDIEANFIKPNFPHTFRYLVLDIADNPVENIIRFFPSTKEFIDGCLATGGKVLIHGNAGISRSAALVIAYLMETFGMKYRDAFSHVQERRFCINPNVGFVHQLQEYEAIYLAKLTIKMMSPMQLGRSFSLQAGMSGSRKRSLEEDEDFGAMQVTAAQNG; this is translated from the exons ATGGACGAGGATAACAAACTTCAGTTCCCGTCTCTGCCTGCGACCAAGGAGGACCTTCTG GACTGGGCTTATCCAATGAGACGAGACATGCAG gAGATATTACCGGGACTGTTTTTAGGTCCCTACTCTGCTGCAATGAAAAGCaag CTGCCAAGCCTTGAGAGACAGGGCataacacatgttgtgtgtgtccgCCAAGACATTGAAGCCAATTTTATCAAACCTAATTTTCCTCATACATTTAG ATACCTTGTGTTAGATATTGCTGACAATCCAGTGGAAAATATAATACGATTTTTCCCTTCA ACTAAAGAGTTTATTGATGGCTGCTTAGCAACAGGAG GAAAGGTTCTGATTCATGGTAATGCAGGGATATCAAGAAG TGCTGCCTTAGTAATTGCATACCttatggaaacatttgggatgaAATACAG GGATGCATTCAGCCACGTCCAGGAGAGGAGGTTTTGCATCAACCCCAATGTGGGCTTTGTGCATCAGCTACAG GAATATGAAGCGATCTACCTAGCCAAATTAACCATTAAAATGATGTCACCTATGCAGTTGGGCAGGTCCTTCTCCTTACAAGCTGGGATGTCAG GAAGCCGTAAACGCAGCCTGGAGGAAGATGAGGACTTTGGAGCAATGCAGGTCACAGCAGCACAGAACGGATGA
- the styx gene encoding serine/threonine/tyrosine-interacting protein isoform X3 — protein sequence MDEDNKLQFPSLPATKEDLLDWAYPMRRDMQEILPGLFLGPYSAAMKSKLPSLERQGITHVVCVRQDIEANFIKPNFPHTFRYLVLDIADNPVENIIRFFPSTKEFIDGCLATGGKVLIHGNAGISRSAALVIAYLMETFGMKYRDAFSHVQERRFCINPNVGFVHQLQEAVNAAWRKMRTLEQCRSQQHRTDELC from the exons ATGGACGAGGATAACAAACTTCAGTTCCCGTCTCTGCCTGCGACCAAGGAGGACCTTCTG GACTGGGCTTATCCAATGAGACGAGACATGCAG gAGATATTACCGGGACTGTTTTTAGGTCCCTACTCTGCTGCAATGAAAAGCaag CTGCCAAGCCTTGAGAGACAGGGCataacacatgttgtgtgtgtccgCCAAGACATTGAAGCCAATTTTATCAAACCTAATTTTCCTCATACATTTAG ATACCTTGTGTTAGATATTGCTGACAATCCAGTGGAAAATATAATACGATTTTTCCCTTCA ACTAAAGAGTTTATTGATGGCTGCTTAGCAACAGGAG GAAAGGTTCTGATTCATGGTAATGCAGGGATATCAAGAAG TGCTGCCTTAGTAATTGCATACCttatggaaacatttgggatgaAATACAG GGATGCATTCAGCCACGTCCAGGAGAGGAGGTTTTGCATCAACCCCAATGTGGGCTTTGTGCATCAGCTACAG GAAGCCGTAAACGCAGCCTGGAGGAAGATGAGGACTTTGGAGCAATGCAGGTCACAGCAGCACAGAACGGATGAGCTTTGCTGA
- the styx gene encoding serine/threonine/tyrosine-interacting protein isoform X2 encodes MDEDNKLQFPSLPATKEDLLDWAYPMRRDMQEILPGLFLGPYSAAMKSKLPSLERQGITHVVCVRQDIEANFIKPNFPHTFRYLVLDIADNPVENIIRFFPSTKEFIDGCLATGGKVLIHGNAGISRSAALVIAYLMETFGMKYRDAFSHVQERRFCINPNVGFVHQLQLGRSFSLQAGMSGSRKRSLEEDEDFGAMQVTAAQNG; translated from the exons ATGGACGAGGATAACAAACTTCAGTTCCCGTCTCTGCCTGCGACCAAGGAGGACCTTCTG GACTGGGCTTATCCAATGAGACGAGACATGCAG gAGATATTACCGGGACTGTTTTTAGGTCCCTACTCTGCTGCAATGAAAAGCaag CTGCCAAGCCTTGAGAGACAGGGCataacacatgttgtgtgtgtccgCCAAGACATTGAAGCCAATTTTATCAAACCTAATTTTCCTCATACATTTAG ATACCTTGTGTTAGATATTGCTGACAATCCAGTGGAAAATATAATACGATTTTTCCCTTCA ACTAAAGAGTTTATTGATGGCTGCTTAGCAACAGGAG GAAAGGTTCTGATTCATGGTAATGCAGGGATATCAAGAAG TGCTGCCTTAGTAATTGCATACCttatggaaacatttgggatgaAATACAG GGATGCATTCAGCCACGTCCAGGAGAGGAGGTTTTGCATCAACCCCAATGTGGGCTTTGTGCATCAGCTACAG TTGGGCAGGTCCTTCTCCTTACAAGCTGGGATGTCAG GAAGCCGTAAACGCAGCCTGGAGGAAGATGAGGACTTTGGAGCAATGCAGGTCACAGCAGCACAGAACGGATGA
- the gnpnat1 gene encoding glucosamine 6-phosphate N-acetyltransferase, with protein sequence MLLDETPLFEPSLLQELDWSSNAVSFSPPISPSSPGEGLVLRPLCTADFNRGFFKVLSQLTQTGDVTPEQFTKKFEHMKKTGDYYVVVVEDTHLGQIVATATLITEHKFIHSCAKRGRVEEVVVSDVCRGKQLGKLLVSALTLLSKKLNCYKITLECAPNNVAFYQKFGYTASHETYMQCRFSN encoded by the exons ATGCTGCTGGACGAGACTCCACTCTTTGAGCCCTCTCTGCTGCAGGAGCTAGACTGGAGTAGCAACgctgtctccttctctcccccCATTTCCCCATCCAGCCCAGGGGAAGGCCTGGTGCTCAGGCCGCTCTGTACGGCAGACTTCAACAGGG GATTCTTCAAGGTTTTATCTCAACTCACTCAGACAGGCGATGTCACACCAGAGCAGTTTACGA AAAAGTTTGAGCATATGAAGAAGACGGGAGACTACTACGTTGTTGTGGTGGAGGACACACATCTGGGACAGATTGTTGCCACGGCCACATTGATTACAGAACACAAATTCATCCACTCCTGTGCTAAG AGGGGCCGGGTGGAGGAGGTAGTAGTCAGTGACGTGTGCAGAGGGAAGCAGCTGGGCAAACT GTTAGTTTCAGCTCTTACTCTTCTCAGCAAAAAACTGAATTGCTATAAAATCACACTGGAATGTGCACCCAACAATGTGGCTTTCTACCAAAAGTTTGGATATACCGCCTCACACGAGACTTACATGCAGTGCCGATTTTCCAACTGA